A genomic region of Branchiostoma lanceolatum isolate klBraLanc5 chromosome 4, klBraLanc5.hap2, whole genome shotgun sequence contains the following coding sequences:
- the LOC136432918 gene encoding dehydrogenase/reductase SDR family member 7-like isoform X2: MLDLIVYAVLVVLLVQVFRLRMSDGDLSLMWCERFGESPARLAGKVVWITGASSGIGEALAVELSRAGVELVLSARREEELRRVKQRCVETGKVTDDDVMVVPLDSVAYDTHAGCVQRVLAHFGRVDILVNNSGRTQRSVFWETSLEGDRFILELDVVGQVSLTKAVLPHMMERGEGQIVVTSSLSGIIPTPRGSAYSGSKFALHGMFGALRAELHSYDINVLIVCPGPVESKVVQNAMVGEPSKSLNIDPKLDPVHVDDMSAARCARLFTVGMANRLDEVWISKNPSLTFAYIYAYLPFMKNRFLKTMAKRVMKKTQ, translated from the exons ATGCTGGACTTGATAGTGTACGCGGTCCTGGTGGTACTGTTGGTACAAGTGTTTCGACTGCGCATGTCAGATGGAGACCTGAGTCTGATGTGGTGTGAAAGATTTGGAGAGAGTCCAG CCCGACTGGCTGGTAAGGTGGTGTGGATCACAGGAGCCTCCAGTGGGATAGGGGAGGCCCTGGCTGTGGAGCTGAGCAGGGCGGGGGTTGAACTGGTACTGTCTGCCAGGAGGGAGGAGGAGCTAAGGAGGGTCAAACAAAGATGTGTGG AGACAGGAAAAGTCACCGATGATGATGTGATGGTCGTGCCTTTGGACTCTGTTGCCTATGACACCCATGCTGGATGTGTGCAGCGTGTTCTTGCTCACTTTGGCAGA GTTGACATCCTTGTAAACAACAGTGGTCGTACTCAGCGCTCTGTGTTCTGGGAGACAAGCCTTGAAGGCGACAGGTTCATCCTTGAGCTGGATGTTGTTGGGCAGGTGTCTCTGACCAAGGCTGTCCTCCCTCACATGatggagaggggggaggggcagATTGTGGTGACCAGCAGTCTGTCAGGCATAATACCCACCCCTCGTGGGTCTGCGTACAGCGGGAGTAAGTTTGCTCTCCAT GGCATGTTTGGGGCATTGAGGGCTGAGCTCCACTCCTATGATATCAATGTTCTGATAGTATGCCCTGGTCCAGTGGAGTCTAAGGTGGTCCAGAATGCCATGGTGGGAGAACCAAGCAAG TCACTCAATATAGATCCCAAGCTGGATCCCGTCCATGTCGACGACATGTCTGCAGCCCGCTGTGCCCGGCTGTTCACGGTCGGGATGGCTAACAGACTGGACGAGGTCTGGATATCCAAAAACCCATCCCTGACTTTCGCATACATTTATGCATATCTGCCATTCATGAAAAACAG GTTCTTGAAGACTATGGCCAAACGCGTCATGAAGAAGACACAGTGA
- the LOC136432918 gene encoding dehydrogenase/reductase SDR family member 7-like isoform X1 — translation MIQTTGFISLTMLDLIVYAVLVVLLVQVFRLRMSDGDLSLMWCERFGESPARLAGKVVWITGASSGIGEALAVELSRAGVELVLSARREEELRRVKQRCVETGKVTDDDVMVVPLDSVAYDTHAGCVQRVLAHFGRVDILVNNSGRTQRSVFWETSLEGDRFILELDVVGQVSLTKAVLPHMMERGEGQIVVTSSLSGIIPTPRGSAYSGSKFALHGMFGALRAELHSYDINVLIVCPGPVESKVVQNAMVGEPSKSLNIDPKLDPVHVDDMSAARCARLFTVGMANRLDEVWISKNPSLTFAYIYAYLPFMKNRFLKTMAKRVMKKTQ, via the exons atgatacaaacaacTGGATTCAT ATCACTAACCATGCTGGACTTGATAGTGTACGCGGTCCTGGTGGTACTGTTGGTACAAGTGTTTCGACTGCGCATGTCAGATGGAGACCTGAGTCTGATGTGGTGTGAAAGATTTGGAGAGAGTCCAG CCCGACTGGCTGGTAAGGTGGTGTGGATCACAGGAGCCTCCAGTGGGATAGGGGAGGCCCTGGCTGTGGAGCTGAGCAGGGCGGGGGTTGAACTGGTACTGTCTGCCAGGAGGGAGGAGGAGCTAAGGAGGGTCAAACAAAGATGTGTGG AGACAGGAAAAGTCACCGATGATGATGTGATGGTCGTGCCTTTGGACTCTGTTGCCTATGACACCCATGCTGGATGTGTGCAGCGTGTTCTTGCTCACTTTGGCAGA GTTGACATCCTTGTAAACAACAGTGGTCGTACTCAGCGCTCTGTGTTCTGGGAGACAAGCCTTGAAGGCGACAGGTTCATCCTTGAGCTGGATGTTGTTGGGCAGGTGTCTCTGACCAAGGCTGTCCTCCCTCACATGatggagaggggggaggggcagATTGTGGTGACCAGCAGTCTGTCAGGCATAATACCCACCCCTCGTGGGTCTGCGTACAGCGGGAGTAAGTTTGCTCTCCAT GGCATGTTTGGGGCATTGAGGGCTGAGCTCCACTCCTATGATATCAATGTTCTGATAGTATGCCCTGGTCCAGTGGAGTCTAAGGTGGTCCAGAATGCCATGGTGGGAGAACCAAGCAAG TCACTCAATATAGATCCCAAGCTGGATCCCGTCCATGTCGACGACATGTCTGCAGCCCGCTGTGCCCGGCTGTTCACGGTCGGGATGGCTAACAGACTGGACGAGGTCTGGATATCCAAAAACCCATCCCTGACTTTCGCATACATTTATGCATATCTGCCATTCATGAAAAACAG GTTCTTGAAGACTATGGCCAAACGCGTCATGAAGAAGACACAGTGA